Proteins encoded together in one Gemmatimonadota bacterium DH-78 window:
- a CDS encoding Ig-like domain-containing protein, giving the protein MTRSLRLVLGLAATLSACDYYALEGLSLVAPMGSIVVGDTTSLSVVNMGGAVRPASGVSWSSSDETVATIDANGTVLGIGPGTTQIQANSGDYELRVPLLVLELAGPFQTVVVGVDHACGLDVEGDSWCWGRNEFGQLGTSDPPDACPLPFIGGSVPCAVGAVRVAAEPFVDLVGGQYHTCGLTAEGRAYCWGLNENGQLGDGTAVSGPVPLPVAGDHRFRTLAASERRTCGVREIDDALLCWGLGPFPIDDGEAASLTEPARVAGPLTFSSVAVGRVTCGVSTEGDTWCWGDADRGALGVPAEALTCDADPCMVPQRVADAPAFVGVAVGTAFACGLSAEGAAWCWGANEIGQLGDGTRVDRSTPAPVQGDPVFDALDADYDAACGLSSSGPLLCWGQIEAGFGRGDAPAQGDFPVEVAPEVDAMHTSIGFSTQCAVDTLGVARCWGQSGWGILGHGLEPGPEVLLPTRVVRHPTYASPRLGSD; this is encoded by the coding sequence ATGACACGGTCCCTGCGCCTGGTCCTCGGTCTCGCCGCCACCCTGTCGGCCTGCGACTACTATGCGCTCGAGGGGCTGAGCCTGGTGGCTCCGATGGGATCGATCGTCGTGGGCGACACCACGTCGCTGAGCGTGGTGAACATGGGGGGTGCGGTGCGGCCGGCCTCCGGCGTGTCGTGGTCGTCGTCCGACGAGACCGTGGCCACGATCGACGCCAACGGCACGGTGCTGGGCATCGGGCCGGGCACCACGCAGATCCAGGCGAACAGCGGCGACTACGAGCTGCGGGTGCCTCTTCTGGTACTGGAGCTCGCCGGCCCGTTCCAGACGGTGGTCGTGGGCGTGGATCACGCCTGCGGGCTCGACGTGGAGGGAGACAGCTGGTGCTGGGGCCGCAACGAGTTCGGGCAGCTCGGCACCAGCGACCCGCCCGACGCCTGCCCACTGCCCTTTATCGGCGGAAGCGTGCCCTGCGCGGTGGGCGCGGTGCGCGTGGCCGCCGAGCCCTTCGTCGACCTCGTCGGCGGCCAGTACCACACCTGCGGCCTGACCGCCGAGGGACGCGCGTACTGCTGGGGATTGAACGAGAACGGACAGCTCGGCGACGGCACCGCCGTGTCGGGCCCGGTCCCGCTTCCGGTGGCCGGAGACCATCGGTTCCGCACCCTCGCGGCATCCGAGCGACGCACCTGCGGAGTGCGGGAGATCGACGACGCACTGCTCTGCTGGGGCCTCGGGCCCTTCCCGATCGACGACGGCGAGGCGGCGTCGCTGACCGAGCCCGCGCGGGTCGCCGGACCACTGACCTTCTCGTCGGTGGCCGTCGGGCGGGTGACCTGCGGCGTCTCCACCGAGGGCGACACCTGGTGCTGGGGCGACGCCGACCGCGGTGCGCTGGGGGTGCCCGCCGAGGCGCTCACCTGCGACGCCGACCCCTGCATGGTGCCGCAGCGGGTGGCCGACGCGCCGGCCTTCGTCGGGGTCGCCGTCGGCACGGCGTTCGCCTGTGGGCTTTCCGCCGAGGGTGCGGCCTGGTGCTGGGGGGCGAACGAGATCGGGCAGTTGGGTGACGGCACCCGGGTGGACCGCTCGACGCCGGCGCCCGTGCAGGGCGACCCCGTGTTCGACGCTCTCGATGCCGACTACGACGCCGCCTGCGGCCTGTCGAGTTCCGGACCGTTGCTCTGCTGGGGCCAGATCGAGGCCGGCTTCGGCCGCGGCGACGCCCCGGCGCAGGGTGATTTTCCGGTGGAGGTGGCCCCCGAGGTGGACGCGATGCATACCTCGATCGGGTTCAGCACGCAGTGCGCCGTCGATACCTTGGGAGTCGCCCGGTGCTGGGGCCAGAGCGGATGGGGCATTCTCGGCCACGGCCTCGAGCCCGGCCCCGAGGTGCTCCTTCCCACGCGGGTCGTGCGGCACCCCACCTACGCCTCCCCCCGACTCGGCTCGGACTGA
- a CDS encoding ECF-type sigma factor, protein MTASNPSSDPSPERVTRLLERLEEGDRQAVDPLFRLVYDDLRRLARAAMARESPGHTLQATALVNEAWLKLAGGRPPAASGRDHFLGIAARAMRQVLVDHARRRKAERRGGDRVRVTLAGAEGPADARDLDELLALDRALDELDAEEPRLRQVVEYRYFAGLTDDEIAGLLGVTRRTVLRDWARARAWLNRALSGEAS, encoded by the coding sequence GTGACCGCGTCCAACCCCTCTTCCGACCCCTCCCCGGAGCGGGTGACCCGCCTTCTCGAGCGCCTCGAGGAGGGAGACCGCCAGGCAGTCGATCCACTTTTCCGGCTGGTGTACGACGACCTCCGTCGACTCGCCCGAGCGGCCATGGCCCGCGAGAGCCCCGGCCACACCCTGCAGGCCACTGCCCTGGTCAACGAGGCCTGGCTCAAGCTGGCGGGAGGTCGGCCGCCCGCGGCCTCCGGGCGCGATCACTTTCTCGGCATCGCGGCCCGGGCCATGCGCCAGGTGCTGGTCGATCATGCCCGGCGCCGGAAGGCCGAGCGTCGGGGGGGCGACCGGGTGCGCGTGACGTTGGCGGGCGCCGAGGGCCCCGCAGACGCACGCGATCTCGACGAACTGCTCGCCCTCGACCGCGCCCTCGATGAGCTCGACGCCGAAGAGCCCCGGCTGCGGCAGGTGGTCGAGTACCGCTACTTCGCGGGCCTCACGGACGACGAGATCGCCGGGTTGCTCGGCGTTACCCGCCGCACCGTGCTCCGCGACTGGGCACGAGCGCGAGCGTGGCTCAACCGCGCACTCTCCGGCGAAGCGTCGTGA
- a CDS encoding protein kinase: MTGDDRRDRIWERFEQALDQPIEARRDWLREVEPDPDVRAEVEGLLDGHEAEGGLLDRPPPLPPSSDEETLDADDDATMEARVRAVFEGTYGLVRELGRGGMSRVYLAWERKHQRRVVLKVLRPEVAAGSGAERFSREARLVARLSHPNVVPLIDSGVKGDLAYYVMPYIDGLSLRERLRGVEAGLPMESALAVLRDVAKALDFAHVSGVVHRDLKPDNVLLAGPHAYLFDFGVARARSGADGTPAGTALTRDGAFLGTPGYAAPEQLWGATSLDHRADLWAWGVLAWEVFTGELPPNPANPLDAGSTAYDEGLLARRPEVPEPVAAIVARCLQLEPARRPESAADLLDALGAAGRAGPRSPHPESPGASRTSRWVAAGVGVVAVGATAALLLRGGDTGVAPATEGALGLPVAVAPFEATGGDPGLTLLGRFAGDWVTQGIQDLDGLEVVPWPASVGAAADRQPTEDVVAAVVRGTGAGTVIVGSVYDLDGRLRFRAEVVDAATGLVVSAPEPVATSPDSSEAALQTLVDRIRSSLAIAGDERLSAIPGLARDPPTFEAYRAFDQGLELYLAQDYAEATTAFQTAWSRDTTFHSALVYAAATAMNTGDLERADEVLDRVEPHLASLGAAEQSRWEAMRAVADGDSPRALRAMARLADSGPASRAPYNFALLALSMNRPADALSALEAADPDRGEMKGWAQYWTQLAHARHLLGDYDGEAAAAAEMRRRHPERRVALVLEVRARAAQGRMDEVARLLDLAETMAPETYWSAGGAAVVAAEAARAHGHEGWEPLLARGERWLDSRLASAPDHGGHRYWRASADYDARRWTQARARFEALLSDEPDSDTYRGMAALSAAHAGDVAAAEALLEAPFPGAPGEHTAYRARLAALQGDADEAAALLALALEQGVGGWAWIPASGFDDFAPVSNDPRIARMVGPEH, from the coding sequence GTGACCGGCGACGATCGCCGCGACCGCATCTGGGAGCGGTTCGAGCAGGCACTCGATCAGCCGATCGAGGCCCGTCGCGACTGGCTGCGGGAGGTGGAACCCGATCCGGACGTCCGGGCCGAGGTGGAGGGACTGCTCGACGGGCACGAGGCCGAGGGCGGTCTTCTCGACCGACCGCCGCCGCTGCCGCCGTCGAGCGACGAGGAAACCCTCGACGCCGACGACGATGCGACGATGGAGGCCCGGGTGCGCGCCGTCTTCGAGGGCACCTACGGACTCGTGCGCGAACTGGGGCGCGGGGGCATGTCGCGCGTGTACCTGGCGTGGGAGCGCAAGCACCAGCGGCGGGTAGTGCTCAAGGTGCTGCGCCCGGAGGTGGCGGCCGGCAGCGGGGCCGAACGCTTCTCGCGCGAGGCGCGGCTGGTGGCGAGGCTCTCGCACCCGAACGTCGTGCCCCTCATCGACTCCGGGGTGAAGGGCGACCTCGCGTACTACGTGATGCCCTACATCGATGGGCTCTCCCTGCGCGAGCGACTTCGCGGCGTGGAGGCTGGCCTGCCCATGGAGAGCGCCCTGGCCGTGCTGCGCGACGTGGCCAAGGCGCTCGATTTCGCGCATGTGTCGGGGGTCGTTCACCGCGACCTCAAGCCCGACAACGTGCTGCTGGCGGGGCCGCACGCCTACCTGTTCGACTTCGGGGTGGCGCGCGCCCGGTCCGGGGCCGACGGCACGCCGGCCGGTACCGCCCTCACCCGCGACGGCGCCTTTCTCGGCACTCCGGGCTACGCGGCGCCCGAGCAGCTGTGGGGCGCCACCTCGCTCGACCACCGCGCCGACCTGTGGGCCTGGGGCGTGCTGGCCTGGGAGGTGTTCACCGGAGAGCTCCCGCCCAACCCCGCCAACCCGCTGGACGCCGGCTCGACGGCGTACGACGAGGGGCTGCTCGCCCGTCGGCCCGAGGTGCCGGAGCCGGTGGCCGCCATCGTCGCGCGCTGTCTTCAGCTCGAGCCCGCGCGTCGGCCCGAGAGCGCGGCCGATCTGCTCGATGCGCTGGGTGCTGCGGGCCGGGCCGGGCCGCGCTCCCCGCACCCGGAGTCACCGGGGGCGTCGCGCACTTCGCGGTGGGTGGCGGCGGGGGTGGGCGTGGTTGCGGTGGGAGCCACGGCGGCGCTGCTGCTGCGCGGGGGCGACACGGGCGTGGCGCCCGCGACGGAGGGCGCGCTCGGACTCCCGGTGGCCGTGGCCCCCTTCGAGGCCACCGGCGGCGACCCCGGCCTGACCCTGCTCGGTCGCTTCGCCGGCGACTGGGTCACGCAGGGCATCCAGGACCTCGACGGCCTCGAGGTAGTGCCCTGGCCGGCCTCGGTCGGCGCCGCGGCCGACCGGCAGCCCACCGAAGACGTGGTGGCCGCGGTGGTGCGAGGTACGGGCGCGGGTACGGTGATCGTCGGATCGGTCTACGACCTCGACGGTCGGCTGCGGTTTCGGGCCGAAGTGGTGGATGCGGCCACCGGCCTGGTGGTGTCGGCCCCCGAGCCGGTGGCCACCTCGCCCGACTCGTCCGAGGCGGCGCTGCAGACGCTGGTCGATCGCATCCGCTCGAGTCTGGCCATCGCCGGCGACGAGCGGCTGTCGGCCATTCCGGGGTTGGCCCGCGACCCGCCCACCTTCGAGGCGTATCGCGCCTTCGATCAGGGGCTCGAGCTCTATCTCGCCCAGGACTATGCCGAGGCGACCACCGCGTTTCAGACGGCGTGGAGTCGCGACACTACCTTTCATTCGGCGCTGGTCTATGCCGCTGCCACCGCCATGAACACCGGCGACCTCGAGCGGGCCGACGAGGTGCTCGACCGGGTGGAGCCCCACCTCGCCTCTCTCGGCGCGGCCGAGCAGTCGCGCTGGGAGGCGATGCGGGCGGTGGCCGACGGCGACAGTCCGCGGGCGCTGCGCGCGATGGCGCGGTTGGCCGACTCCGGGCCGGCATCCCGCGCACCCTACAACTTCGCGCTGCTCGCCCTGTCGATGAATCGCCCGGCCGACGCGCTCTCGGCGCTCGAGGCGGCCGATCCCGATCGCGGGGAGATGAAGGGGTGGGCGCAGTACTGGACCCAGCTCGCGCACGCCCGGCACCTGCTGGGCGACTACGACGGCGAGGCGGCGGCCGCAGCCGAGATGCGGCGACGCCACCCCGAGCGGCGGGTGGCGCTGGTGCTCGAGGTGCGGGCGCGGGCCGCGCAGGGCCGGATGGACGAGGTGGCGCGCCTTCTGGATCTGGCCGAGACGATGGCGCCGGAGACCTACTGGTCGGCCGGGGGTGCTGCGGTGGTGGCGGCCGAGGCGGCGCGCGCTCACGGGCACGAGGGGTGGGAACCGCTGCTCGCCCGCGGTGAGCGGTGGCTCGACAGCCGGCTCGCGTCCGCCCCCGATCACGGGGGACACCGCTATTGGCGGGCGAGCGCCGACTACGACGCGCGCCGCTGGACACAGGCACGCGCTCGCTTCGAGGCGCTGCTGTCCGACGAGCCCGACAGCGACACCTACCGGGGGATGGCGGCCCTCTCGGCGGCGCATGCGGGCGACGTCGCCGCGGCCGAGGCGCTGCTCGAGGCACCGTTTCCGGGCGCGCCGGGCGAGCACACCGCCTATCGAGCGCGCCTGGCGGCGCTCCAGGGGGACGCCGACGAGGCGGCGGCGCTCCTCGCGCTGGCGCTCGAGCAGGGTGTGGGGGGATGGGCGTGGATTCCCGCCTCGGGATTCGACGACTTCGCCCCGGTCTCGAACGATCCCCGGATCGCACGGATGGTGGGACCGGAGCACTGA
- a CDS encoding methyltransferase domain-containing protein: protein MTTSTAPASTRSADPERVEAFASHLLDVINHGAVALGLSVGHRTGLFDALSALPPSSSEAIADTAGLDERYVREWLGAMVTARIVEFEAATGRYALPAEHAALLTRASTPDNLAVTAQWFAVLAGVEDRIVECFHRGGGVPYEAFGRFHEVMAEESAQTVVAALFDHILPLAPGLNDRLRDGIDVLDVGCGRGRALLAMASEYPSSRFRGYELSDEAVAAARAEAMEMGLRNVVFATVDAALMTDEARFDLVTAFDIVHDQAHPDTVLANLHRALRPGGLFLMQDISTHTPLESNIDHPLGPFLYTISYTHCMTVSLAQDGAGLGTCWGRELAETMLAEAGFGGVEVHTLPHDIQNFFYLARR, encoded by the coding sequence ATGACGACTTCGACCGCGCCCGCATCCACCCGAAGCGCCGATCCCGAGCGGGTGGAGGCCTTCGCCAGCCACCTGCTCGACGTGATCAACCACGGCGCCGTGGCGCTCGGCCTGTCGGTGGGCCATCGCACGGGCCTCTTCGACGCCCTCTCTGCGCTCCCGCCGTCGTCGAGCGAGGCCATCGCCGACACCGCCGGACTCGACGAGCGCTACGTGCGCGAGTGGCTGGGGGCCATGGTCACCGCCCGCATCGTCGAGTTCGAGGCCGCAACCGGTCGCTATGCACTGCCGGCCGAGCACGCCGCCCTTCTCACCCGCGCCTCCACCCCCGACAACCTCGCGGTCACGGCGCAGTGGTTCGCCGTGCTCGCGGGTGTGGAGGACCGCATCGTCGAGTGCTTCCACCGGGGCGGGGGCGTGCCCTACGAGGCCTTCGGACGCTTCCACGAGGTGATGGCCGAAGAGAGCGCCCAGACGGTGGTGGCCGCGCTGTTCGACCACATCCTCCCGCTCGCCCCGGGCCTCAACGACCGGCTGCGCGACGGCATCGACGTGCTCGACGTGGGCTGCGGTCGAGGCCGCGCCCTTCTCGCCATGGCCAGCGAGTATCCGAGCTCCCGTTTCCGCGGTTACGAACTGTCGGACGAGGCCGTGGCAGCCGCGCGCGCCGAGGCGATGGAGATGGGACTCCGCAACGTGGTCTTCGCCACCGTCGATGCCGCGCTCATGACCGACGAGGCGCGCTTCGACCTCGTGACCGCCTTCGACATCGTCCACGACCAGGCGCACCCCGACACCGTACTCGCCAACCTGCACCGGGCGTTGCGGCCGGGCGGCCTGTTTCTGATGCAGGACATCTCCACGCACACCCCGCTGGAGTCGAACATCGACCACCCGCTGGGGCCGTTTCTCTACACCATCTCCTACACCCACTGCATGACCGTGTCGCTCGCGCAGGACGGCGCCGGACTCGGCACCTGCTGGGGTCGCGAGCTGGCCGAGACGATGCTGGCGGAGGCCGGGTTCGGAGGGGTGGAGGTGCACACCCTCCCGCACGACATCCAGAACTTCTTCTATCTGGCCCGGCGATAG
- a CDS encoding pyridoxal phosphate-dependent aminotransferase: MRRDILHPGAASLRYEIREIVAAARQIEGLGQTMVMENIGDPVAKGEQPPEWIRDIVAELVREPGSWGYCDTQGIPEVRAFLADQVNARGGVQITPDDLMFFNGLGDAIAKVYGFLRREARILGPSPAYSTHSSAEAAHSGYEHLTYELLPESGWLPDLDDIRQKARYNDSIAGILLLSPDNPTGAVYPRELLEEITAIAREHDLFVIADEIYANIVFNGAPPLHMSQWIGDVPGIAMRGVSKEYPWPGARCGWLEILNRDRDPVFGRYVDSLLAAKRLEVSSTTLPQLSIPRVMGDPRYPAHLERRRRMFAARADELMAAFDGCTEVLLNRPGGAFYFTAMFPEGVLNGEQTLPIADPVVRETVERLVEGVAPDKRFVYYLMGATGIVVVPLTGFQSVHHGFRATLLEADDDRRRWIFRTLRSSIEAYVASGREAAATT, encoded by the coding sequence ATGCGCAGAGACATCCTGCATCCGGGGGCGGCGAGCCTCCGGTACGAGATCCGCGAAATCGTGGCCGCCGCTCGGCAGATCGAGGGCCTCGGACAGACCATGGTCATGGAGAACATCGGCGACCCGGTGGCCAAGGGCGAACAGCCGCCGGAGTGGATCCGCGACATCGTGGCCGAGCTGGTTCGCGAGCCCGGTTCGTGGGGATACTGCGACACCCAGGGCATTCCCGAGGTGCGCGCCTTCCTCGCCGATCAGGTGAACGCTCGGGGCGGCGTGCAGATCACTCCCGACGACTTGATGTTCTTCAACGGGCTCGGCGACGCCATCGCGAAGGTGTACGGCTTTCTGCGGCGCGAGGCACGCATTCTGGGCCCCTCGCCGGCCTACTCCACCCACTCGTCGGCCGAGGCGGCCCACTCGGGCTACGAGCACCTCACCTACGAGCTGCTGCCCGAATCGGGGTGGCTGCCCGACCTCGACGACATCCGCCAGAAGGCCCGCTACAACGACTCGATCGCCGGCATCCTGCTGCTGTCGCCCGACAACCCCACCGGTGCCGTCTATCCGCGGGAGCTGCTCGAGGAGATCACGGCGATCGCGCGGGAGCACGACCTGTTCGTGATCGCCGACGAGATCTATGCGAACATCGTGTTCAACGGCGCACCGCCACTGCACATGAGTCAGTGGATCGGCGATGTGCCGGGGATCGCGATGCGCGGGGTGAGCAAGGAGTACCCCTGGCCGGGCGCGCGCTGCGGCTGGCTCGAGATCCTGAACCGTGACCGCGACCCCGTGTTCGGCCGCTACGTCGACAGCCTGCTGGCAGCCAAGCGGCTCGAGGTGTCGTCCACCACCCTGCCGCAGCTGTCGATCCCGCGGGTGATGGGCGACCCGCGCTACCCCGCCCACCTCGAGCGGCGGCGGCGCATGTTCGCCGCCCGGGCCGACGAGCTCATGGCCGCCTTCGACGGCTGCACCGAGGTGCTGCTCAATCGGCCCGGGGGCGCCTTCTATTTCACGGCCATGTTTCCGGAGGGAGTCCTCAACGGCGAGCAGACGCTGCCCATCGCCGACCCGGTGGTGCGCGAGACCGTGGAGCGGCTCGTCGAGGGGGTCGCCCCCGACAAGCGCTTCGTCTACTACCTGATGGGGGCCACCGGCATCGTGGTGGTGCCGCTGACCGGGTTCCAGTCGGTGCACCACGGCTTCCGCGCCACCCTGCTCGAGGCCGACGACGACCGGCGCCGCTGGATCTTCCGCACCCTGCGATCGTCGATCGAGGCGTACGTGGCCAGTGGTCGGGAGGCGGCGGCTACGACCTAG
- a CDS encoding spore maturation protein has product METVRELIGLLSVFVIPLIVVGFPLYGLYKRVPVYESFVEGAKEGFQVAVRIIPYLVAILFSIGMFRASGAMDFLVGVLDPVLSLVGFPGEVLPMAIVRPLTGSGSAGLVAEMIQQYGEDSLFVKMAATMFGSTETTFYVVAVYFGAINIKKTRHAVPAGLTADIAAMLFAVWFVRLLFG; this is encoded by the coding sequence ATGGAGACCGTGCGCGAACTGATCGGGCTGTTGAGCGTGTTCGTGATCCCGCTGATCGTGGTGGGCTTTCCGCTCTACGGACTCTACAAGCGGGTGCCCGTCTACGAGAGCTTCGTGGAGGGCGCCAAGGAGGGCTTCCAGGTGGCGGTGCGGATCATTCCGTACCTGGTGGCGATCCTGTTTTCGATCGGCATGTTCCGGGCGAGCGGCGCGATGGACTTCCTCGTGGGCGTGCTCGACCCGGTGCTGAGCCTCGTGGGCTTTCCCGGCGAGGTGCTGCCGATGGCGATCGTGCGCCCGCTCACCGGGTCGGGATCGGCGGGACTCGTGGCCGAGATGATCCAGCAGTACGGCGAAGACTCGCTCTTCGTGAAGATGGCGGCCACCATGTTCGGCTCCACCGAGACCACCTTCTACGTCGTGGCCGTCTATTTCGGCGCCATCAACATCAAGAAGACCCGGCACGCGGTGCCCGCCGGCCTGACCGCCGACATCGCGGCCATGCTCTTCGCGGTCTGGTTCGTGCGCCTGCTCTTCGGCTGA
- a CDS encoding nucleoside recognition domain-containing protein, translated as MLNYIWAGLIVASFVFAGVYDARDLAADRYRNGAPLPVSLAYPEGYDADRRAVPVTIEITAADYAAFYDTESPSDHRWTGTLIQTADGRQLRVDADAALPEPLATIAGVSASDDGELQGRVDTFDPGAPTGATLLFEPVRFVKMNAIAAAALDFAETAAEIALGLIGVLALFLGLLKIGEEAGLVRALVRFVRPVLRPLFPNIPEDHPALGMIALNLTANVFGLGNAATPFGIKAMEELQTLNPSDDTATDDMVMLLAINTASVQLIPPVLLLALMGLQINQLIFAIILTTGASLVVAITAAKLYSRLPGSRASNPQRTAAPAGEV; from the coding sequence ATGCTCAACTACATCTGGGCCGGCCTCATCGTGGCCAGCTTCGTCTTCGCGGGGGTGTACGACGCCCGCGACCTCGCCGCCGACCGGTATCGCAACGGCGCGCCGCTGCCCGTGTCGCTGGCGTATCCCGAGGGGTACGACGCCGACCGGCGCGCGGTGCCGGTCACGATCGAGATCACGGCCGCCGACTACGCGGCCTTCTACGACACGGAGTCCCCCTCCGACCATCGCTGGACGGGCACCCTCATCCAGACCGCCGACGGACGGCAGTTGCGGGTGGACGCCGATGCCGCGCTGCCCGAGCCCCTGGCCACGATCGCGGGCGTGTCGGCCTCCGACGACGGCGAACTGCAGGGGCGGGTGGACACGTTCGACCCGGGCGCGCCCACCGGAGCGACGCTGCTCTTCGAGCCGGTGCGGTTCGTGAAGATGAATGCGATCGCCGCGGCCGCGCTCGACTTCGCCGAGACCGCCGCCGAGATCGCGCTCGGGCTGATCGGGGTGCTCGCGCTCTTTCTGGGACTCCTCAAGATCGGTGAGGAGGCCGGCCTGGTGCGGGCCCTCGTGCGGTTCGTGCGCCCGGTGCTGCGACCGCTGTTCCCGAACATTCCGGAGGATCACCCCGCGCTGGGCATGATCGCCCTCAACCTCACCGCCAACGTCTTCGGGCTGGGCAACGCGGCCACCCCCTTCGGCATCAAGGCGATGGAGGAGCTGCAGACGCTCAATCCCTCCGACGACACCGCCACCGACGACATGGTGATGCTGCTCGCCATCAACACGGCGAGCGTGCAGCTGATTCCGCCGGTGCTCCTGCTGGCGCTGATGGGACTCCAGATCAACCAGCTCATCTTCGCGATCATCCTCACCACGGGGGCGTCGCTGGTGGTGGCGATCACCGCGGCCAAGCTGTACTCGCGGCTCCCCGGCTCGAGGGCCTCCAACCCGCAGCGGACCGCGGCGCCCGCCGGGGAGGTGTGA
- a CDS encoding DUF3014 domain-containing protein, producing the protein MPWLPIVLVAVLLAGGAAWWFWLREAPGPTAPDPLASDVITPMDPDTTGDGRMVVPPLELPTLAESDPVLQRVVGALSRNPRWAEWLVTDDLARRFVGAVAAVAAGVDPRDRVPFLAPEGEFTVRSAPGGGTEIDPASWRRYDPITTAFVSFDTEAAVRLYLQLEPLFEQAHQELGFPADSFGLTMSTALDNVLSVQVPASPPGVTLDVKTYLFDDPGLEAAPPVARQLMRLGPDNAGRVQAKLREFRDALVRMEAIPRR; encoded by the coding sequence GTGCCCTGGCTGCCCATCGTGCTCGTGGCCGTGCTGCTCGCGGGAGGGGCGGCCTGGTGGTTCTGGCTGCGCGAGGCCCCCGGGCCCACCGCACCCGACCCGCTCGCCTCGGATGTGATCACCCCGATGGACCCCGACACGACGGGCGACGGCCGCATGGTGGTGCCGCCCCTCGAACTGCCGACGCTGGCCGAGAGCGATCCGGTGCTGCAGCGGGTGGTCGGGGCGCTCTCGCGCAACCCGCGATGGGCCGAGTGGCTGGTGACCGACGACCTCGCGCGGCGCTTCGTGGGGGCGGTGGCCGCGGTCGCCGCCGGGGTGGACCCGCGGGATCGGGTGCCCTTCCTCGCCCCGGAGGGAGAGTTCACCGTGCGTTCGGCGCCGGGCGGCGGCACCGAGATCGATCCGGCCAGCTGGCGACGGTACGACCCGATCACCACGGCCTTCGTCAGCTTCGACACCGAGGCCGCGGTGCGGCTCTACCTGCAGCTCGAGCCCCTCTTCGAACAGGCCCATCAGGAGCTCGGCTTCCCCGCCGACTCCTTCGGACTGACGATGTCGACCGCCCTCGACAACGTGCTCTCGGTGCAGGTGCCGGCCTCGCCCCCCGGCGTGACCCTCGACGTGAAGACCTACCTCTTCGACGATCCCGGACTGGAGGCCGCGCCCCCGGTGGCGCGCCAGCTGATGCGGCTGGGCCCCGACAACGCGGGCCGGGTGCAGGCGAAGCTGCGGGAGTTTCGCGATGCCCTCGTGCGGATGGAGGCGATTCCGCGGCGGTAG